The region GACCGCCTTTCGCCCCGGCAACCGGCCGAGCAGCGCGCGGACCTCGGGCGCGGGCGCGAGCAGGTCCGACAGATCCACGCGGTGCACGACGTCGAGGTACTCGTGCGGGTCCACCAACTGGTGAGCCTCGAGGCCGCGAAGCGTCGTTCCGTGCGTGTCGCGAAGCCGGCTGCGCAGCGCGTCGACCTCGCCAGCCGGAATCCCGACGCGCTCCCTCAGGTACGCGTTGATCCGCGCGTCGATCCGCATCAGCACGCCGTTCCCGCGCGGATAGAGCGTCTCGTCGAGATCGAGCAGCAGGGTGCGCATCGCGGTCGAAAACGTAGCGGAGCCCCGGCGGAGATCGACGCCGGGTTCAGGCCTCGACGATGTCGGCCCGCGTGCTCTGGATGAAGGCGATCACCTCGCCGCGCTCGCGCGGGGGCACCTCGAACGCGTCGAGCGTCGCGCCCAGGTGCCCGATGAACGCCGACCAGTCGCGCTCGCTGATCCGCATGCCCCGGTGCGAGGTCCGCATGTCGCGTCCGGTGTAGTACATGGGGCCGCCGGCGCTGGAGCACAGGAAGTCGACGAGCAGCTGCTTCTCACGGGCGATGCCGTCGTCGCCTCGGTGGGCCCAGAAGCGGCCGAGCGACGCATCCTCCTGGAGCCGCGGCAGCAGATCGTTCGCCACCGCCGAAATCGCATCGTACCCGCCGAGCCGCTCGTAGAGAGTCTTCTCGCTCATGGCGTCACCTCGCTTCGTTCGCGTCAGGATCCTACCAGCTGCGACGGGCGCGGTCGTCTCAGCATCGGAGTGAGCAGCGGCGCCGCTCGTAGAGAGTCTTCTCGCTCATGGCGTCACCTCGCTTCGTTCGCGTCAGGATCCTACCAGCTGCGACGGGCGCGGTCGTCTCAGCATCGGAGTGAGCAGCGGCGCCGCGCCGATTTGAATCGCGTCCATCTCCTCGAACGTGGCCAGCAGGTCATCGAGGTGCTCTGACTTCGCCATCTCGCCTCCTCCCTCCATCGGCGCCGCACACGCCCTGTTCGGAGCGCACGAACCTACGATGGCGATCGGATGGCGCGAAGATACGAGGTACAGGTGCGGTTCGGGTTTCAGCAGCTGCCACGACTGGCATTCATCTCTGGGATGCTAAGCGAGCTCGACCGGACGTGGGACCGCGCGCCTCCTGTATCCTGGAGACGAATGCAAAGCGGCCCCAGCTACGACCGCTATGGATGGCAATCGGACCTGGAGACGTTCTCCCGGTCTGAGCCTCGAGTCGTCCGCCTGAAATTGCAGCAGTTCGTCGCGGATGCGTCGCCCGAACAAGTTCGCG is a window of Deltaproteobacteria bacterium DNA encoding:
- a CDS encoding group 1 truncated hemoglobin — translated: MSEKTLYERLGGYDAISAVANDLLPRLQEDASLGRFWAHRGDDGIAREKQLLVDFLCSSAGGPMYYTGRDMRTSHRGMRISERDWSAFIGHLGATLDAFEVPPRERGEVIAFIQSTRADIVEA